A region from the Colius striatus isolate bColStr4 chromosome 12, bColStr4.1.hap1, whole genome shotgun sequence genome encodes:
- the SNED1 gene encoding sushi, nidogen and EGF-like domain-containing protein 1 isoform X2 has translation MRRLAGWAVLVALGEWLWAGGVVPLADFYPFGPTQGDAATRKQDDGGSELRPLSVPFPFFGAGHTGLYVNNNGIISFLREVSQFTPVAFPISKDRRVVAAFWADVDNRRAGDVYYRESTEQPILERASRDIAQYFPEFPAFSAQWVFIATWYRVTFFGGSSLSPVNTFQIVLITDGKLSFTIFNYESITWTTGMHASSGGDIAGLGGIAAQAGFNAGDGKRYFNIPGSRTDDIADVEMTTNVGIPGRWVFRIDDAQVQVGGCSNTTSVCLTLRPCLNGGKCIEDCITGNPSYTCSCLAGFTGKRCHIDVDECLSHPCQNGATCLNGDGSFSCRCPPGFRGTTCETEESPCESRECQNGGSCQALNGTAVCMCQPGYTGTDCQAEVDECESSPCLNGGRCMDMVGNYSCVCPEPFVGQRCETDSSSCEDRSCRNRQTCNYIRPGRYICTCSPGYYGNNCQYGGPRVPGACLSHPCQNAGSCLETEQGYVCECQEGYTGQDCRDKLSEGCECRNGGSCLEGNVTVCQCPPGFFGLLCEFEVTTTPCNVNTQCPDGGYCMEYGGSYLCVCHTDYGTNHTMPSPCDSEPCLNGGSCEAHDDSYTCECPRGFLGRHCEKAKPRLCSTGLCRNGGTCREADGEYHCSCPYRFTGKHCEIGKPDPCASGPCQNGGTCFHYIGKYKCDCPPGYSGRHCEIVPSPCFLSPCENGATCEDLSGGYACVCPVGYVGKHCQSEVDCGVPSEVKHAQASFNSTKVGSLAEYQCELGYTLSQHNHPRICHSLGVWSDPPECHEIDECRSQPCLNGGQCKDHVAQFLCLCEPGFTGRHCESDVDECQSEPCKNGGTCRDLPGSFICYCPEGFVGTQCKTEVDACESDPCRNGGECESYRGSYLCVCPEGFFGYHCETASDPCFSSPCGSRGYCLPGNGTHSCTCKVSYTGKSCEKELLPPTSLKVERVEDTGVLISWHPPEDAAARQLIDGYAVTYVSLDGSYRRTDFVDRSRSAHQLRALASGRAYNISVFSVKRNVNNKNDISRPVMLTTRTRPRPVEGFEITNVTASAITVQWALHRLKHSTVSRVRVSIRQPGDLAARTVELNSSVAKYTFLDLQPGERYIVHVTTLSGLGTEDHPSESLATAPFHVWTRPLPPQNLTASRVGASSVSMAWEQPPGSAADGYIINVTTAQSVKSRYVPNGKLAAYTVRELLPAQRYRLSVTAVQNTEQGQLHSEPIHLYVSTLQRDGALERRWNQAGHPRVLRNRLPPAFLPELRLLADRDTAEEPSPAPRFTELVDGRGRISARFGPALGRSVTVKTQPEAPVKLENVEVSSRGSLALQLREAKSKSEGQNCSTNPCRNGGTCAREAESYHCDCRPGFKGRLCELGTGEFTRYTRTSATRRAVRAPVPRSQTAENQATVTH, from the exons ATGCGGCGCCTGGCGGGCTGGGCCGTGCTGGTGGCCCTGGGCGAGTGGCTGTGGGCCGGCGGCGTGGTGCCGCTGGCGGATTTCTACCCCTTCGGGCCCACGCAGGGCGACGCCGCCACGCGGAAGCAGGACGACGGCGGCTCCGAGCTGCGGCCCCTCTCTGTCCCCTTCCCGTTCTTCGGCGCGGGGCACACCGGCCTCTAT GTGAACAACAATGGGATCATCTCGTTCCTGAGGGAGGTCTCCCAGTTCACGCCCGTGGCCTTCCCCATCTCCAAGGACCGGCGCGTGGTGGCCGCGTTCTGGGCAGACGTGGATAACCGGCGGGCGGGCGACGTGTATTACCGGGAGAGCACGGAGCAGCCCATCCTGGAGCGCGCCAGCAGGGACATCGCGCAGTACTTCCCCGAGTTCCCGGCCTTCTCCGCGCAGTGGGTCTTCATCGCCACCTGGTACCGAGTGACCTTCTTCGGGGGCAGTTCGTTGTCGCCG GTAAACACCTTCCAGATTGTCCTCATCACGGACGGCAAGCTCTCCTTCACCATCTTCAACTATGAGTCCATCACCTGGACCACGGGTATGCACGCCAGCAGTGGGGGGGACATTGCCGGGCTCGGCGGCATCGCAGCGCAG GCAGGTTTTAACGCCGGTGATGGAAAGCGCTACTTCAACATCCCCGGATCCCGCACCGATGACATCGCTGACGTGGAGATGACGACAAATGTGGGTATCCCCGGGCGCTGGGTGTTCAGAATCGATGATGCCCAGGTGCAAGTGGGGGGCTGCAGCAATACAA CCTCCGTCTGCCTGACACTGCGGCCCTGCCTCAACGGGGGGAAGTGTATCGAGGACTGCATCACAGGGAACCCCTCCTAcacctgctcctgcctggccGGCTTCACTGGGAAGAGGTGCCACATCG ATGTGGATGAGTGTCTCTCCCACCCGTGTCAGAATGGAGCCACCTGTCTCAATGGTGACGGCAGCTTCAGCTGCAGGTGCCCGCCGGGCTTCAGAGGCACCACCTGTGAGACTG AAGAGTCGCCATGTGAGAGCAGAGAGTGCCAGAACGGCGGGAGCTGCCAGGCACTGAATGGGACGGCGGTGTGCATGTGCCAGCCGGGGTACACGGGGACAGACTGCCAGGCAg AGGTGGATGAGTGTGAGTCCAGCCCGTGCCTGAATGGTGGGCGCTGCATGGACATGGTGGGTAACTACAGCTGCGTGTGCCCGGAGCCCTTCGTGGGACAGCGCTGTGAGACAG ACTCATCTTCCTGCGAGGACCGCAGCTGCCGCAACCGGCAGACGTGCAACTACATCCGCCCCGGCCGCTACATCTGCACCTGCTCCCCGGGTTATTACGGCAACAACTGCCAGTATG GCGGCCCCCGTGTGCCTGGCGCCTGCCTCTCCCACCCGTGCCAGAAcgcaggcagctgcctggagACGGAGCAGGGATACGTCTGCGAGTGCCAGGAGGGCTACACCGGGCAGGACTGTCGTGACA AGCTCTCGGAGGGCTGCGAGTGTCGCAACGGGGGCAGTTGCCTGGAGGGGAACGTCACCGTCTGCCAGTGCCCACCTGGGTTTTTTGGTCTCCTCTGTGAATTCG AAGTCACCACCACGCCGTGCAACGTGAACACGCAGTGCCCGGATGGCGGGTACTGCATGGAGTACGGCGGGAGCTACCTCTGCGTCTGCCACACCGACTACGGCACCAACCACA CGATGCCGTCCCCCTGCGACTCAGAGCCCTGCCTGAACGGGGGCTCCTGTGAGGCTCACGACGACTCATACACCTGCGAGTGTCCTCGAGGCTTCCTGGGCAGGCACTGCGAGAAAG CTAAGCCACGGCTCTGCAGCACGGGGCTCTGTCGCAACGGGGGCACCTGCAGGGAGGCGGACGGCGAGTACCACTGCTCCTGCCCCTACCGCTTCACGGGCAAGCACTGCGAGATCG GTAAGCCGGACCCCTGCGCCTCGGGGCCCTGCCAGAACGGGGGCACCTGCTTCCACTACATCGGCAAGTACAAGTGCGACTGTCCCCCGGGCTACAGCGGCCGGCACTGTGAGATCG TGCCCTCCCCGTGCTTCCTTAGCCCCTGCGAGAACGGTGCTACCTGTGAGGACCTCAGTGGGGGCTACGCTTGTGTGTGCCCCGTGGGCTACGTGGGGAAGCACTGCCAGTCTG AGGTCGATTGTGGTGTCCCCAGTGAGGTGAAGCACGCCCAGGCCTCATTCAACTCCACCAAGGTGGGCTCGCTGGCTGAATACCAGTGTGAGCTGGGCTACACCCTCAGCCAGCACAACCACCCCCGCATCTGCCACTCGCTGGGTGTCTGGAGCGACCCCCCTGAATGCCACG AGATCGACGAGTGCcggtcccagccctgcctgaaCGGCGGCCAGTGCAAGGACCACGTGGCCCAGTTCCTGTGCCTGTGTGAGCCGGGCTTCACCGGCCGCCACTGCGAGTCAG ATGTCGACGAGTGCCAGTCAGAGCCGTGTAAGAACGGTGGGACCTGCCGGGACCTGCCTGGATCCTTCATCTGCTACTGCCCCGAAGGCTTTGTGGGGACCCAGTGCAAGACAG AGGTGGATGCCTGTGAGTCAGATCCGTGCCGGAACGGAGGCGAGTGCGAGAGCTACAGGGGCTCCTACCTCTGCGTGTGCCCAGAGGGTTTCTTTGGCTACCACTGTGAGACAG CCAGCGACCCCTGCTTCTCCAGCCCCTGCGGGAGCAGAGGCTACTGCCTGCCCGGCAACGGCACCCACAGCTGCACCTGCAAAGTCAGCTACACAGGCAAGAGCTGCGAAAAAG AATTGCTGCCACCAACCTCATTAAAGGTGGAAAGGGTGGAGGACACTGGTGTGTTGATTTCTTGGCACCCACCTGAGGACGCAGCCGCCAGGCAACTCATTGACGGCTACGCCGTGACGTACGTATCCCTCGACGGCTCTTACCGCAGGACAGATTTTGTGGACCGAAGTCGTTCTGCCCACCAATTGCGGGCACTAGCCTCCGGCAGAGCCTacaatatttctgtcttttcagtcAAACGCAACGTGAACAACAAGAATGATATCAGCAGGCCCGTCATGCTCACCACGCGCACTA GACCGCGTCCGGTGGAAGGCTTTGAGATCACGAACGTGACGGCCAGCGCCATCACGGTGCAGTGGGCTCTCCACCGGCTCAAGCACTCCACTGTCAGTAGGGTGCGGGTGTCCATCCGGCAGCCGGGGGACCTGGCGGCCCGCACCGTGGAGCTGAACAGCAGCGTGGCCAAGTACACCTTCCT ggaCCTGCAGCCAGGAGAGAGGTACATCGTCCACGTCACGACGCTCAGCGGTCTGGGGACGGAAGACCACCCCTCTGAGAGCCTGGCCACGGCCCCCTTCCACGTGTGGACCA gGCCTCTTCCCCCCCAGAACCTCACGGCGTCCCGCGTGGGCGCCAGCTCGGTGTCCATGGCGTGGGAGCAGCCACCCGGCAGCGCCGCGGACGGGTACATCATCAACGTCACGACGGCGCAGAGCGTCAAGAGCCGCTACGTGCCCAACGGGAAGCTGGCGGCATACACGGTGCGGGAGCTGCTGCCGGCGCAGCGGTACCGCCTGTCCGTCACGGCCGTGCAGAACACCGAGCAGGGCCAGCTGCACAGCGAGCCCATCCACCTCTACGTCAGCACCC TGCAGAGGGACGGGGCTCTGGAGAGACGGTGGAACCAGGCCGGGCACCCCCGGGTGCTACGCAACAGGCTGCCGCCAGCTTTCCTGCCCGAGCTCCGCTTGCTGGCGGATCGAGACACAGCCGAGGAGCCCTCGCCAGCCCCCAG GTTCACCGAGCTGGTGGATGGCAGAGGCAGGATCAGCGCCAGGTTCGGCCCTGCGCTGGGCAGATCTGTCACTGTGAAGACAC AGCCAGAGGCTCCAGTGAAGCTGGAGAACGTGGAGGTTTCCAGCCggggcagcctggcactgcaGCTGCGGGAAGCAAAGAGCAAGA GTGAGGGGCAGAACTGCTCCACGAACCCCTGCAGGAACGGAGGCACCTGTGCCAGGGAGGCCGAGTCCTACCACTGCGACTGCCGCCCGGGCTTCAAGGGCCGGCTCTGTGAGCTGG
- the SNED1 gene encoding sushi, nidogen and EGF-like domain-containing protein 1 isoform X4, whose product MRRLAGWAVLVALGEWLWAGGVVPLADFYPFGPTQGDAATRKQDDGGSELRPLSVPFPFFGAGHTGLYVNNNGIISFLREVSQFTPVAFPISKDRRVVAAFWADVDNRRAGDVYYRESTEQPILERASRDIAQYFPEFPAFSAQWVFIATWYRVTFFGGSSLSPVNTFQIVLITDGKLSFTIFNYESITWTTGMHASSGGDIAGLGGIAAQAGFNAGDGKRYFNIPGSRTDDIADVEMTTNVGIPGRWVFRIDDAQVQVGGCSNTTSVCLTLRPCLNGGKCIEDCITGNPSYTCSCLAGFTGKRCHIDVDECLSHPCQNGATCLNGDGSFSCRCPPGFRGTTCETEESPCESRECQNGGSCQALNGTAVCMCQPGYTGTDCQAEVDECESSPCLNGGRCMDMVGNYSCVCPEPFVGQRCETDSSSCEDRSCRNRQTCNYIRPGRYICTCSPGYYGNNCQYGGPRVPGACLSHPCQNAGSCLETEQGYVCECQEGYTGQDCRDKLSEGCECRNGGSCLEGNVTVCQCPPGFFGLLCEFEVTTTPCNVNTQCPDGGYCMEYGGSYLCVCHTDYGTNHTMPSPCDSEPCLNGGSCEAHDDSYTCECPRGFLGRHCEKAKPRLCSTGLCRNGGTCREADGEYHCSCPYRFTGKHCEIGKPDPCASGPCQNGGTCFHYIGKYKCDCPPGYSGRHCEIVPSPCFLSPCENGATCEDLSGGYACVCPVGYVGKHCQSEVDCGVPSEVKHAQASFNSTKVGSLAEYQCELGYTLSQHNHPRICHSLGVWSDPPECHEIDECRSQPCLNGGQCKDHVAQFLCLCEPGFTGRHCESDVDECQSEPCKNGGTCRDLPGSFICYCPEGFVGTQCKTEVDACESDPCRNGGECESYRGSYLCVCPEGFFGYHCETASDPCFSSPCGSRGYCLPGNGTHSCTCKVSYTGKSCEKELLPPTSLKVERVEDTGVLISWHPPEDAAARQLIDGYAVTYVSLDGSYRRTDFVDRSRSAHQLRALASGRAYNISVFSVKRNVNNKNDISRPVMLTTRTRPRPVEGFEITNVTASAITVQWALHRLKHSTVSRVRVSIRQPGDLAARTVELNSSVAKYTFLDLQPGERYIVHVTTLSGLGTEDHPSESLATAPFHVWTRPLPPQNLTASRVGASSVSMAWEQPPGSAADGYIINVTTAQSVKSRYVPNGKLAAYTVRELLPAQRYRLSVTAVQNTEQGQLHSEPIHLYVSTQGRGSGETVEPGRAPPGATQQAAASFPARAPLAGGSRHSRGALASPQVHRAGGWQRQDQRQVRPCAGQICHCEDTARGSSEAGERGGFQPGQPGTAAAGSKEQE is encoded by the exons ATGCGGCGCCTGGCGGGCTGGGCCGTGCTGGTGGCCCTGGGCGAGTGGCTGTGGGCCGGCGGCGTGGTGCCGCTGGCGGATTTCTACCCCTTCGGGCCCACGCAGGGCGACGCCGCCACGCGGAAGCAGGACGACGGCGGCTCCGAGCTGCGGCCCCTCTCTGTCCCCTTCCCGTTCTTCGGCGCGGGGCACACCGGCCTCTAT GTGAACAACAATGGGATCATCTCGTTCCTGAGGGAGGTCTCCCAGTTCACGCCCGTGGCCTTCCCCATCTCCAAGGACCGGCGCGTGGTGGCCGCGTTCTGGGCAGACGTGGATAACCGGCGGGCGGGCGACGTGTATTACCGGGAGAGCACGGAGCAGCCCATCCTGGAGCGCGCCAGCAGGGACATCGCGCAGTACTTCCCCGAGTTCCCGGCCTTCTCCGCGCAGTGGGTCTTCATCGCCACCTGGTACCGAGTGACCTTCTTCGGGGGCAGTTCGTTGTCGCCG GTAAACACCTTCCAGATTGTCCTCATCACGGACGGCAAGCTCTCCTTCACCATCTTCAACTATGAGTCCATCACCTGGACCACGGGTATGCACGCCAGCAGTGGGGGGGACATTGCCGGGCTCGGCGGCATCGCAGCGCAG GCAGGTTTTAACGCCGGTGATGGAAAGCGCTACTTCAACATCCCCGGATCCCGCACCGATGACATCGCTGACGTGGAGATGACGACAAATGTGGGTATCCCCGGGCGCTGGGTGTTCAGAATCGATGATGCCCAGGTGCAAGTGGGGGGCTGCAGCAATACAA CCTCCGTCTGCCTGACACTGCGGCCCTGCCTCAACGGGGGGAAGTGTATCGAGGACTGCATCACAGGGAACCCCTCCTAcacctgctcctgcctggccGGCTTCACTGGGAAGAGGTGCCACATCG ATGTGGATGAGTGTCTCTCCCACCCGTGTCAGAATGGAGCCACCTGTCTCAATGGTGACGGCAGCTTCAGCTGCAGGTGCCCGCCGGGCTTCAGAGGCACCACCTGTGAGACTG AAGAGTCGCCATGTGAGAGCAGAGAGTGCCAGAACGGCGGGAGCTGCCAGGCACTGAATGGGACGGCGGTGTGCATGTGCCAGCCGGGGTACACGGGGACAGACTGCCAGGCAg AGGTGGATGAGTGTGAGTCCAGCCCGTGCCTGAATGGTGGGCGCTGCATGGACATGGTGGGTAACTACAGCTGCGTGTGCCCGGAGCCCTTCGTGGGACAGCGCTGTGAGACAG ACTCATCTTCCTGCGAGGACCGCAGCTGCCGCAACCGGCAGACGTGCAACTACATCCGCCCCGGCCGCTACATCTGCACCTGCTCCCCGGGTTATTACGGCAACAACTGCCAGTATG GCGGCCCCCGTGTGCCTGGCGCCTGCCTCTCCCACCCGTGCCAGAAcgcaggcagctgcctggagACGGAGCAGGGATACGTCTGCGAGTGCCAGGAGGGCTACACCGGGCAGGACTGTCGTGACA AGCTCTCGGAGGGCTGCGAGTGTCGCAACGGGGGCAGTTGCCTGGAGGGGAACGTCACCGTCTGCCAGTGCCCACCTGGGTTTTTTGGTCTCCTCTGTGAATTCG AAGTCACCACCACGCCGTGCAACGTGAACACGCAGTGCCCGGATGGCGGGTACTGCATGGAGTACGGCGGGAGCTACCTCTGCGTCTGCCACACCGACTACGGCACCAACCACA CGATGCCGTCCCCCTGCGACTCAGAGCCCTGCCTGAACGGGGGCTCCTGTGAGGCTCACGACGACTCATACACCTGCGAGTGTCCTCGAGGCTTCCTGGGCAGGCACTGCGAGAAAG CTAAGCCACGGCTCTGCAGCACGGGGCTCTGTCGCAACGGGGGCACCTGCAGGGAGGCGGACGGCGAGTACCACTGCTCCTGCCCCTACCGCTTCACGGGCAAGCACTGCGAGATCG GTAAGCCGGACCCCTGCGCCTCGGGGCCCTGCCAGAACGGGGGCACCTGCTTCCACTACATCGGCAAGTACAAGTGCGACTGTCCCCCGGGCTACAGCGGCCGGCACTGTGAGATCG TGCCCTCCCCGTGCTTCCTTAGCCCCTGCGAGAACGGTGCTACCTGTGAGGACCTCAGTGGGGGCTACGCTTGTGTGTGCCCCGTGGGCTACGTGGGGAAGCACTGCCAGTCTG AGGTCGATTGTGGTGTCCCCAGTGAGGTGAAGCACGCCCAGGCCTCATTCAACTCCACCAAGGTGGGCTCGCTGGCTGAATACCAGTGTGAGCTGGGCTACACCCTCAGCCAGCACAACCACCCCCGCATCTGCCACTCGCTGGGTGTCTGGAGCGACCCCCCTGAATGCCACG AGATCGACGAGTGCcggtcccagccctgcctgaaCGGCGGCCAGTGCAAGGACCACGTGGCCCAGTTCCTGTGCCTGTGTGAGCCGGGCTTCACCGGCCGCCACTGCGAGTCAG ATGTCGACGAGTGCCAGTCAGAGCCGTGTAAGAACGGTGGGACCTGCCGGGACCTGCCTGGATCCTTCATCTGCTACTGCCCCGAAGGCTTTGTGGGGACCCAGTGCAAGACAG AGGTGGATGCCTGTGAGTCAGATCCGTGCCGGAACGGAGGCGAGTGCGAGAGCTACAGGGGCTCCTACCTCTGCGTGTGCCCAGAGGGTTTCTTTGGCTACCACTGTGAGACAG CCAGCGACCCCTGCTTCTCCAGCCCCTGCGGGAGCAGAGGCTACTGCCTGCCCGGCAACGGCACCCACAGCTGCACCTGCAAAGTCAGCTACACAGGCAAGAGCTGCGAAAAAG AATTGCTGCCACCAACCTCATTAAAGGTGGAAAGGGTGGAGGACACTGGTGTGTTGATTTCTTGGCACCCACCTGAGGACGCAGCCGCCAGGCAACTCATTGACGGCTACGCCGTGACGTACGTATCCCTCGACGGCTCTTACCGCAGGACAGATTTTGTGGACCGAAGTCGTTCTGCCCACCAATTGCGGGCACTAGCCTCCGGCAGAGCCTacaatatttctgtcttttcagtcAAACGCAACGTGAACAACAAGAATGATATCAGCAGGCCCGTCATGCTCACCACGCGCACTA GACCGCGTCCGGTGGAAGGCTTTGAGATCACGAACGTGACGGCCAGCGCCATCACGGTGCAGTGGGCTCTCCACCGGCTCAAGCACTCCACTGTCAGTAGGGTGCGGGTGTCCATCCGGCAGCCGGGGGACCTGGCGGCCCGCACCGTGGAGCTGAACAGCAGCGTGGCCAAGTACACCTTCCT ggaCCTGCAGCCAGGAGAGAGGTACATCGTCCACGTCACGACGCTCAGCGGTCTGGGGACGGAAGACCACCCCTCTGAGAGCCTGGCCACGGCCCCCTTCCACGTGTGGACCA gGCCTCTTCCCCCCCAGAACCTCACGGCGTCCCGCGTGGGCGCCAGCTCGGTGTCCATGGCGTGGGAGCAGCCACCCGGCAGCGCCGCGGACGGGTACATCATCAACGTCACGACGGCGCAGAGCGTCAAGAGCCGCTACGTGCCCAACGGGAAGCTGGCGGCATACACGGTGCGGGAGCTGCTGCCGGCGCAGCGGTACCGCCTGTCCGTCACGGCCGTGCAGAACACCGAGCAGGGCCAGCTGCACAGCGAGCCCATCCACCTCTACGTCAGCACCC AGGGACGGGGCTCTGGAGAGACGGTGGAACCAGGCCGGGCACCCCCGGGTGCTACGCAACAGGCTGCCGCCAGCTTTCCTGCCCGAGCTCCGCTTGCTGGCGGATCGAGACACAGCCGAGGAGCCCTCGCCAGCCCCCAG GTTCACCGAGCTGGTGGATGGCAGAGGCAGGATCAGCGCCAGGTTCGGCCCTGCGCTGGGCAGATCTGTCACTGTGAAGACAC AGCCAGAGGCTCCAGTGAAGCTGGAGAACGTGGAGGTTTCCAGCCggggcagcctggcactgcaGCTGCGGGAAGCAAAGAGCAAGA GTGA